Proteins from one Bacillota bacterium genomic window:
- a CDS encoding nucleoside-diphosphate sugar epimerase/dehydratase, protein MAFLRWPRARQLVLAVCDLVVVNGCLLAGLLLRFEWRIPHTYLDAYLALGLPYSLGTLVAYYLGGLYHSLWQFASIEELWAVVRGVGLQTAFMLLSIYVYPTVPGFPRSVIVMTVVLSFLAVGGMRLTWRVIRRLEAFTDGRGRPRKRALIVGAGEAGAMVVKELKSRPESGLKPVALVDDDRRKLGLRLHGVPVVGTTEEIARLVDEHAIEEVVVAIPSAPPATLRQIVGRCQGLEVAIKTIPGVYELLNGRVTVQHIRPIELEDLLGREPVQIDLDQVAGYLRGETVLVTGAGGSIGSELCRQAARFDPGLLLLLDHDENGAFETALSLDLKFPEVQKKIIIADIRDRRKVEQVFAAYRPGVVFHAAAHKHVPLMEEHPDEAVKTNVFGTLNLARAARLYGTKRFLLISTDKAVNPTSVMGMTKRVAEKIVLGMNGHGSEALVGATSSRDPFPALDTVAEFAAGCDGSQPSGEGTTMHETRFVAVRFGNVIGSRGSVVPVFRAQIASGGPVTVTDPDMRRYFMTTPEAVQLVIQAGAIGQGGEIFALDMGEPIRIVDLAENMIRLSGYEPGVDIPIVFTGVRPGEKIAEQLFGDGESVLPTSHPRIWRVGTASGVDYGALWESLLALQCMVFDGTRSRQESSGELVESLRQIVHCG, encoded by the coding sequence GGCCTGCCCTACTCTCTGGGTACTCTGGTCGCCTATTACCTGGGCGGGCTCTACCACAGTCTCTGGCAGTTCGCGAGTATCGAGGAACTGTGGGCGGTGGTGCGGGGGGTGGGCCTGCAGACGGCTTTCATGCTGTTATCCATTTACGTCTACCCCACGGTGCCCGGTTTTCCCCGCAGCGTCATCGTCATGACGGTCGTCTTGTCCTTCCTGGCGGTGGGGGGCATGCGGCTGACCTGGCGGGTGATCCGCCGCCTGGAGGCTTTCACGGACGGCCGCGGGCGGCCCCGCAAGCGCGCGCTCATCGTGGGGGCAGGCGAGGCCGGGGCCATGGTGGTGAAAGAGCTCAAGTCGCGGCCGGAATCAGGGCTAAAGCCGGTGGCCCTGGTGGACGATGACCGGCGCAAGCTGGGGCTCAGGCTGCACGGTGTGCCCGTGGTGGGGACCACGGAAGAGATCGCCCGCTTGGTGGATGAGCATGCCATAGAAGAAGTGGTGGTAGCAATTCCCTCTGCTCCGCCTGCGACCCTGCGGCAGATAGTGGGCCGCTGCCAGGGTCTAGAGGTGGCCATCAAGACCATCCCGGGCGTGTACGAACTGCTCAACGGGCGGGTGACGGTGCAGCACATCCGTCCGATCGAACTGGAAGACTTGCTGGGGCGAGAGCCGGTGCAGATCGACCTGGACCAGGTGGCCGGCTACCTGCGGGGCGAGACGGTGCTGGTGACGGGAGCCGGCGGGTCCATCGGCTCCGAGCTGTGCCGGCAGGCGGCTCGCTTTGATCCCGGACTGTTGCTGCTGCTCGACCACGACGAGAATGGTGCCTTCGAGACCGCGCTGAGCCTCGATCTGAAGTTCCCCGAGGTACAGAAAAAAATCATCATCGCCGACATCCGGGACCGTCGCAAGGTGGAACAGGTATTCGCCGCCTACCGGCCGGGGGTGGTGTTCCATGCTGCCGCACATAAGCACGTGCCCCTCATGGAAGAGCACCCCGACGAGGCGGTGAAGACCAACGTTTTTGGCACCCTAAACCTGGCAAGAGCGGCCCGGCTCTACGGCACCAAGAGGTTTTTACTGATCTCTACAGACAAGGCGGTCAACCCGACCAGCGTGATGGGCATGACCAAGCGGGTCGCCGAGAAGATCGTCCTCGGCATGAACGGCCATGGTTCAGAAGCGCTCGTCGGGGCCACCAGTTCCCGGGATCCGTTCCCGGCCCTCGACACAGTGGCCGAATTTGCGGCTGGCTGCGACGGTTCCCAGCCAAGCGGAGAGGGAACCACTATGCACGAGACGCGGTTCGTAGCGGTGCGCTTCGGCAACGTCATCGGGAGCCGTGGGAGCGTCGTCCCAGTGTTCCGGGCGCAAATCGCGTCTGGTGGGCCGGTTACTGTCACGGACCCTGACATGCGGCGCTACTTCATGACCACCCCAGAGGCCGTGCAGTTGGTCATTCAGGCAGGAGCCATTGGGCAGGGCGGGGAGATATTTGCCCTTGACATGGGCGAGCCCATTCGGATCGTCGACCTGGCGGAGAACATGATCAGGCTGTCCGGCTACGAGCCGGGGGTGGACATACCCATAGTGTTCACGGGTGTCCGCCCAGGCGAGAAGATCGCTGAGCAACTTTTCGGGGACGGTGAGTCCGTTCTGCCCACTTCTCACCCACGCATCTGGCGGGTAGGAACGGCAAGTGGGGTAGACTATGGTGCCTTGTGGGAGTCGCTTCTTGCTCTCCAATGCATGGTGTTCGATGGCACCCGCAGCAGGCAGGAAAGTAGTGGTGAGTTGGTAGAGTCGCTGCGGCAAATAGTGCATTGTGGCTGA